A single genomic interval of Amycolatopsis albispora harbors:
- a CDS encoding serine/threonine-protein kinase translates to MLIADRYELDDLPLGQGGMGAVHAGHDKHLGRRVAVKFLRLPGGPDDELERRFVREARILARLEHAGVPVLYDFGMFEQRLFQVMQFIDGVTVADLVGEHGPLPVPWAAAIAAQASAVLAAAHQLSICHRDLKPTNLMLCPDGSVKVLDFGLAMLREADVAQFTRAGQILGTPAYMAPEQIQRGVAEPRSDLYALGCVLHEMLTGNQLFTGPTAFAVFEKQVREQPPRLPGELGALLGQVLAKAPEDRPSTAAELFERLRPFTADPPMLPGYLTPSVSPARMYASMVGQLHGMGG, encoded by the coding sequence ATGCTCATCGCCGATCGGTATGAGCTGGACGACCTGCCGCTGGGCCAGGGCGGGATGGGCGCGGTGCACGCCGGGCACGACAAGCACCTCGGGCGCCGGGTGGCGGTGAAGTTCCTGCGCCTGCCCGGTGGCCCCGACGACGAGCTGGAACGCCGGTTCGTGCGCGAGGCGCGGATCCTGGCGCGGCTGGAGCACGCCGGGGTGCCGGTGCTCTACGACTTCGGCATGTTCGAGCAGCGGTTGTTCCAGGTCATGCAGTTCATCGACGGGGTGACGGTGGCCGATCTGGTCGGCGAGCACGGGCCGCTGCCGGTGCCGTGGGCGGCGGCCATCGCCGCGCAGGCCAGCGCGGTGCTCGCGGCCGCGCACCAGCTGTCGATCTGCCACCGCGACCTCAAGCCGACCAACCTGATGCTCTGCCCGGACGGCAGCGTCAAGGTGCTCGACTTCGGGCTGGCCATGCTGCGTGAGGCGGATGTGGCGCAGTTCACCAGGGCCGGGCAGATCCTCGGCACGCCCGCATACATGGCGCCCGAGCAGATCCAGCGCGGGGTGGCCGAGCCGCGCAGCGATCTGTACGCGCTGGGGTGCGTGCTGCACGAGATGCTGACCGGGAACCAGCTGTTCACCGGGCCGACCGCGTTCGCGGTGTTCGAGAAGCAGGTCAGGGAGCAGCCGCCGCGGCTGCCGGGGGAGTTGGGCGCGCTGCTCGGGCAGGTGCTGGCGAAGGCGCCGGAGGACCGGCCGTCGACCGCGGCGGAGTTGTTCGAGCGGCTGCGGCCGTTCACCGCGGACCCGCCGATGCTGCCCGGGTACCTGACGCCGTCGGTCAGCCCGGCGCGGATGTACGCCAGCATGGTGGGGCAGTTGCACGGTATGGGAGGGTGA
- a CDS encoding CapA family protein yields the protein MERRFVSAALLGALLVTGCSSPPESPPTVEPPAVAPPPGFSVVATGDVLVHPALTDQAEADGGGKLDFRPQFDGVRPVVSGADLGLCHLEVPLADPGGPYSGYPSFNAPPEIAGALKETGYDACSTASNHTLDQGEDGVKRTLDGLDAAGLKHTGSARTSKEAGTPLVLDAAGTKVGHVSFTFGFNGIELPDGKPWMSNQLDAADVLAAARKTREAGAEVVIASLHWGTEYRAEPTKEQTALAEKLLKDESIDLIIGHHAHVVQPIEKIGSKWVAYGLGNHIAKHSEPRGTTEEGVAARFHFTKKDGAWAVDRAEYVPTLVELGPPIRLVDATVAETPRQREALARTDEVVLSRNAAADGLTRPGK from the coding sequence ATGGAGCGACGGTTCGTTTCGGCTGCCCTCCTCGGTGCGCTGCTGGTGACCGGCTGTAGTTCTCCGCCGGAGAGCCCGCCCACGGTCGAGCCACCGGCTGTTGCTCCGCCTCCTGGCTTCTCGGTGGTCGCCACCGGTGACGTGCTGGTGCACCCGGCGCTGACCGACCAGGCCGAGGCCGACGGCGGTGGCAAGCTCGACTTCCGGCCGCAGTTCGACGGTGTCCGCCCGGTGGTTTCGGGCGCGGACCTGGGGTTGTGCCATCTCGAGGTGCCGCTGGCCGACCCCGGCGGGCCGTACAGCGGGTACCCCTCGTTCAACGCGCCGCCGGAGATCGCCGGGGCGCTGAAGGAAACCGGGTACGACGCGTGCTCGACGGCCTCGAACCACACGCTGGACCAGGGCGAGGACGGGGTGAAGCGCACGCTCGACGGCCTGGACGCGGCCGGGCTGAAGCACACCGGCTCGGCGCGGACGTCGAAGGAAGCGGGCACGCCGCTGGTGCTGGACGCGGCGGGCACGAAGGTCGGGCACGTGTCGTTCACGTTCGGGTTCAACGGGATCGAGCTGCCCGACGGCAAGCCGTGGATGTCGAACCAACTGGACGCGGCGGACGTGCTCGCGGCCGCGCGCAAAACCCGTGAGGCGGGCGCGGAAGTGGTGATCGCGAGCCTGCACTGGGGCACGGAGTACCGCGCGGAGCCGACGAAGGAGCAGACCGCGTTGGCGGAAAAGCTGCTCAAGGACGAGTCGATCGACCTGATCATCGGGCATCACGCGCATGTGGTGCAGCCGATCGAGAAGATCGGGTCGAAGTGGGTGGCCTACGGGCTGGGCAACCACATCGCGAAGCATTCGGAGCCGCGGGGCACGACGGAGGAGGGCGTGGCCGCCCGGTTCCACTTCACGAAGAAGGACGGGGCGTGGGCGGTCGACCGCGCCGAGTACGTGCCTACGCTGGTGGAGCTGGGGCCGCCCATTCGACTGGTCGATGCCACCGTTGCCGAGACGCCAAGGCAGCGGGAGGCGCTGGCCCGTACGGATGAGGTCGTCCTCAGCCGAAACGCCGCCGCCGACGGCCTCACCCGCCCAGGCAAGTAA
- a CDS encoding PP2C family protein-serine/threonine phosphatase, with amino-acid sequence MTHELRAVVGTDPGLNRKGNEDAAYAGSRVLVLADGMGGHTSGEVASALAVDALRELDKEPHEDLTGALAAAVAEAGRRLNEHAPAGAGTTVTAMLWDGPRFGLAHIGDSRGYLLRDSILYQMTRDHTLVQTLVDEGRITPEEAEVHPRRSMLVRALQSGTTHEPDLSEHEAVPGDRYLLCSDGLTDVVRDEAIREVLDAVADPEAAVHQLIELANAGGGPDNITCVLADYR; translated from the coding sequence ATGACACACGAACTCCGTGCGGTGGTCGGCACGGATCCAGGGCTCAACCGCAAGGGCAACGAAGACGCCGCCTACGCGGGTTCCCGGGTGCTCGTGCTCGCCGACGGCATGGGCGGGCACACCAGCGGGGAGGTGGCCAGCGCGCTCGCCGTCGACGCCCTGCGCGAACTGGACAAGGAGCCACACGAAGACCTCACCGGCGCGCTCGCCGCAGCGGTCGCGGAGGCGGGCAGGCGGCTCAACGAGCACGCGCCGGCCGGTGCGGGCACCACGGTCACCGCGATGCTGTGGGACGGCCCGCGCTTCGGCCTCGCGCACATCGGCGACTCACGGGGTTACCTGCTGCGGGACAGCATCCTGTACCAGATGACCCGCGACCACACGCTGGTCCAGACCCTGGTCGACGAAGGGCGCATCACGCCGGAGGAGGCCGAGGTGCACCCGCGGCGGTCGATGCTGGTGCGAGCCCTGCAGAGCGGCACCACGCACGAGCCCGACCTGTCCGAGCACGAGGCCGTGCCCGGCGACCGGTACCTGCTCTGCAGCGACGGGCTGACCGACGTGGTGCGCGACGAAGCCATCCGCGAGGTGCTCGACGCGGTCGCCGACCCCGAGGCCGCGGTGCACCAGCTGATCGAGCTGGCCAACGCGGGCGGCGGGCCGGACAACATCACCTGCGTGCTGGCGGACTACCGCTAG
- a CDS encoding N-6 DNA methylase, with translation MNQEATVTAGDIARLVDVGRAAVSNWRRRYDDFPRPVGGTASSPLFSLAEVEDWLRRNGKRFEVSRAERVWQRLRAAADDLGLGELVADTGAALENGGFRADEQLTGAVAELGGREVFEFLYERYQEVHARRLPVTPGPIAELMARLAGRVDTVFDPACGTGALLLAAAAPHAFGQDLDETAAAMAGTRLRLAGIDARVVAGDSLRHDAFDAELADAVLCDPPLNERAWGHEELAGDARWEYGVPPRGEPELAWVQHCLAHVRPGGTVAILLPPAVAGRRSGRRIRGNLLRAGALRAVVTMPDGTRDLWLLRRPEPGSGADRVLLMESTEDFSAVEKAWGEPESWPTRVIDLLDDDVDLSPARHRGSEGGESFVAALAGFRALGLEPPDLGVFEQDRSWPLTTIGELIKAGLVRKSGAGVPVKSPAGTEYRVDPERIDPDFLAGLLRSAMHRMTSNSTRLDLRRVRVPRLPLAEQRAYGLAFRRLAEFEAALAEAAGLGERLVRLGFDGLADGHLQPGS, from the coding sequence ATGAACCAGGAAGCGACCGTGACCGCCGGCGACATCGCGCGGCTGGTCGACGTCGGCCGGGCCGCGGTGAGCAACTGGCGCCGCCGGTACGACGACTTCCCGCGCCCGGTGGGCGGTACCGCCTCCAGCCCGCTGTTCTCCCTGGCCGAGGTCGAGGACTGGTTGCGCCGCAACGGTAAGCGGTTCGAGGTTTCGCGCGCGGAGCGGGTCTGGCAACGGCTGCGCGCGGCGGCCGACGACCTCGGCCTCGGCGAGCTGGTCGCGGACACCGGGGCGGCGCTGGAGAACGGTGGCTTCCGCGCGGACGAGCAGCTCACCGGCGCGGTCGCGGAACTGGGCGGCCGCGAGGTGTTCGAATTCCTCTACGAGCGCTACCAGGAGGTGCACGCCCGGCGGCTGCCGGTGACGCCGGGCCCGATCGCCGAGCTGATGGCGCGGCTAGCGGGCCGGGTGGACACCGTTTTCGACCCGGCCTGCGGCACCGGCGCGCTGCTGCTGGCCGCCGCCGCGCCCCACGCGTTCGGCCAGGATCTCGACGAGACGGCTGCCGCGATGGCGGGCACGCGCCTGCGCCTGGCCGGGATCGACGCGCGCGTGGTCGCCGGTGATTCGCTGCGGCACGACGCTTTCGACGCCGAACTCGCCGACGCCGTGCTGTGCGACCCGCCGCTCAACGAACGCGCTTGGGGGCACGAGGAACTGGCCGGGGACGCGCGCTGGGAGTACGGCGTGCCGCCGCGTGGGGAGCCGGAACTCGCGTGGGTGCAGCACTGCCTGGCGCACGTGCGGCCCGGCGGCACGGTGGCCATCCTGCTGCCGCCCGCCGTGGCTGGCCGCCGTTCCGGGCGCCGGATCCGCGGGAACCTGTTGCGTGCCGGGGCTTTGCGCGCGGTGGTGACCATGCCCGACGGCACGCGGGACCTGTGGTTGCTGCGCCGCCCGGAACCCGGCAGCGGCGCGGACCGGGTGCTGCTGATGGAGTCCACAGAGGACTTTTCGGCGGTGGAAAAGGCTTGGGGCGAACCGGAATCCTGGCCCACCCGGGTGATCGACCTGCTCGACGACGACGTGGACCTGAGCCCGGCGCGGCACCGCGGTTCCGAAGGCGGGGAAAGCTTCGTGGCCGCGCTGGCCGGATTCCGCGCGCTGGGACTGGAACCGCCGGACCTCGGCGTGTTCGAGCAGGACCGGTCGTGGCCGTTGACGACCATCGGTGAGCTGATCAAAGCCGGGCTGGTGCGCAAGTCCGGGGCGGGCGTGCCGGTGAAATCTCCGGCGGGCACCGAATACCGCGTCGATCCCGAGCGCATCGACCCGGATTTCCTGGCCGGGCTGCTGCGCTCGGCCATGCACCGGATGACCTCCAACTCGACCCGGCTGGACCTGCGGCGGGTGCGCGTGCCCCGGCTCCCGCTGGCCGAGCAGCGCGCGTACGGCCTCGCGTTCCGGCGCCTCGCGGAGTTCGAGGCGGCGCTGGCGGAGGCGGCCGGACTGGGGGAAAGGCTGGTGCGGCTAGGCTTCGACGGACTGGCGGACGGTCACCTGCAACCGGGTTCCTAG